The following proteins come from a genomic window of Pirellula staleyi DSM 6068:
- a CDS encoding TadE/TadG family type IV pilus assembly protein: MIHRKFPIAKKRRGNRAAKRLRRGGTMVESAIVLSVVALLLLGMLELSLALVRSEVMAEAARRAARAAIVRGENAPNALGTWGPAELEVLGGDDHPVADAIAPILMTIDPDLVTIRIEWPDGGNAVDDRVEATVTCQHQSVVPLISNYVSIPLRGKSVMRVAH; this comes from the coding sequence ATGATCCATCGAAAGTTTCCAATTGCTAAAAAACGCCGAGGAAATCGCGCTGCGAAGCGGTTGCGACGCGGAGGAACGATGGTCGAGTCGGCGATTGTCCTCTCGGTGGTGGCGCTCTTGCTACTCGGAATGCTCGAGCTGTCGCTAGCGCTTGTGCGTAGTGAAGTGATGGCCGAGGCAGCGCGCCGCGCAGCCCGCGCAGCGATTGTGCGTGGCGAGAACGCGCCGAATGCTCTAGGAACATGGGGACCTGCTGAACTCGAGGTTCTAGGGGGAGACGATCATCCCGTGGCGGATGCGATCGCGCCAATCTTGATGACGATCGATCCCGATCTCGTGACGATTCGCATCGAGTGGCCCGATGGTGGGAATGCTGTCGATGATCGAGTCGAAGCGACCGTCACTTGTCAGCATCAAAGTGTGGTTCCGCTCATCTCGAATTACGTCTCGATTCCGCTCCGTGGTAAGTCGGTGATGCGCGTTGCGCATTAA